A genomic region of Pseudopipra pipra isolate bDixPip1 chromosome W, bDixPip1.hap1, whole genome shotgun sequence contains the following coding sequences:
- the LOC135404431 gene encoding class I histocompatibility antigen, F10 alpha chain-like, with translation MAPALGLGALLAILGVLEVSMGQPEVLHSLRYLNMAVTEPSPGIPQYLSMGYVDGIPFTRYDSERGRTEPLTPWMAAGAEPGYWDEQTQINEGNRLVAATALEILRGRYNQSRGLHTVQRLYGCDLLSDGSVRGSSRYGYDGRDFISFELGSGSFVAADGAAQITKRKWEHDGIVVENMMNYLEHTCLEVLQKHIGYGQEALERKDPPDVHVSGKEEHGILTLSCHAYGFYPGMIGINWLKGDEVRDQETEWGGIVPNSDGTFHSWARIEALPGEREQYRCRVEHAGMPEPGIFAWEPKSVRNSIPVLVAVSVIAAAIIIIIGLVGVGVLKLRSGNSRDGGREGARIRPAAFRGSCATGADPAFFP, from the exons ATGGCTccagcgctggggctgggggcgctCCTGGCGATCCTGGGGGTCTTGGAGGTCTCGATGGGGCAGCCGGAGG TTCTCCACTCCCTGCGTTACCTGAACATGGCGGTGACAGAGCCCAGCCCGGGGATCCCTCAATACCTGTCCATGGGATACGTGGATGGGATCCCCTTCACGCGCTACGACAGCGAGCGGGGCCGGACGGAGCCGCTGACGCCGTGGATGGCGGCCGGAGCCGAGCCGGGATATTGGGATGAACAGACCCAGATCAATGAGGGGAACCGGCTCGTGGCTGCCACAGCCCTGGAGATACTGCGGGGCCGGTACAACCAGAGCAGAG gtcTTCACACGGTGCAGCGGCTTTATGGCTGTGACCTCCTGTCCGACGGGAGCGTCCGTGGATCCAGTCGGTATGGCTACGACGGGCGGGATTTCATCTCCTTCGAGCTGGGATCCGGGAGCTTCGTGGCGGCCGATGGAGCTGCCCAGATCACCAAGAGGAAATGGGAACACGATGGGATTGTGGTGGAAAACATGATGAATTACTTGGAGCACACCTGCCTGGAAGTGCTCCAGAAACACATTGGATATGGGCAGGAGGCGCTGGAGCGCAAAG ATCCTCCCGATGTCCACGTGTCCGGGAAAGAGGAACACGGGATCCTGACGTTGTCCTGCCACGCGTACGGATTCTACCCCGGGATGATCGGGATCAACTGGCTGAAGGGGGATGAAGTGCGGGATCAGGAGACGGAGTGGGGCGGGATCGTTCCCAACAGCGACGGCACCTTCCACAGCTGGGCCAGGATCGAGGCGCTGCCGGGGGAGCGGGAGCAGTACCGGTGCCGGGTGGAGCACGCCGGAATGCCGGAGCCCGGGATCTTCGCCTGGG agccGAAATCTGTcaggaattccatcccagtGCTGGTCGCTGTGTCCGTCATCGCTGCcgccatcatcatcatcatcggcctCGTGGGAGTCGGTGTCTTGAAGCTCCGATCTGgtaactcccgggatgggggtcgggaaggggcacggatccgcccggcagcattccggggatcctgtgccacgggtgctgatcccgctttctttccatag
- the LOC135404802 gene encoding zinc finger protein 239-like produces the protein MPGGRSLRRSCELVVPEQPPSREEHFRCLECGKSFRTSTNLLRHQHIHSGERPYKCRECGKSFSDSAHLLRHQVIHSGEKPYTCGKCGNSFSQKSCLIRHQLIHTGEQPYTCGECGKSFNRRFNLRTHLGLHSRERPYKCLECGKSFSQSSDLIHHQKIHSGERPYKCPECGKRFRTSSHLLMHEQIHTGERPFRCSDCGKGFKRNSHLVIHRRIHTGEKPYKCDECERSFTNSSALTYHQRTHQ, from the exons atgcctg gcggccggagcttgaggcggagctgcgagctggtggtccctgagcagcctcccagcagagaggagcactTCAGGTGCttagaatgtgggaagagcttcaggacgAGCACCAACCTcctgaggcaccagcacatccacagtggggaacggccctacaagtgtagggaatgtgggaagagcttcagtgacagcgcccacctgctccgacaccaggtgatccacagtggggaaaagccctacacgtgtgggaaatgtgggaaCAGCTTCAGCCAGAAGTCCTGCCTGATCcgccaccagctcatccacactggagaacaacCTTACAcctgtggggaatgtgggaagagcttcaaccggaGATTCAACCTCCGCACTCATCTGGGCCTGCACTCcagggaacggccctacaagtgcttggaatgtgggaagagcttcagccagagctctgatCTGATCCACCACCAGaagatccacagtggggaacggccctacaagtgcccGGAATGTGGAAAGAGGTTTAGAACCAGCTCCCATCTCCTCATGCATGAGCAGATACACACgggggagaggcccttccgctgcagcgactgcgggaagggcttcaaacgcaactcccacctcgtcatccaccgtcgcatccacaccggggagaagCCCTACAAGTGTGACGAGTGTGAGAGGAGCTTCACcaacagctctgccttgacctaccaccaacggacccaccagtaa
- the LOC135404475 gene encoding killer cell lectin-like receptor subfamily B member 1C produces MEDQDGYMALEQWRKRGAAGSPPSSPGAEAEGCRLCPVGWMLGRTKCYWVSERMNSWHGSREDCGDRGAAMAMPWDKDELDSLNETLRKPTRHFWIGLSVPAPGVGWTWVNGSRPDWSR; encoded by the exons ATGGAGGACCAGGACGGCTACATGGCCTTAGAGCAGTGGAGGAAAcgaggggctgcggggagccCCCCGTCCTCCCCGGGGGCAG AGGCCGAGGGGTGCAGGCTCTGCCCCGTGGGCTGGATGCTGGGCAGGACCAAGTGCTACTGGGTCTCGGAAAGGATGAACTCGTGGCACGGGAGCCGGGAGGACTGCGGGGACCGCGGGGCCGCGATGGCGATGCCGTGGGACAAGGACGAGCTG GATTCCCTCAATGAGACCCTGAGGAAACCCACGCGCCACTTCTGGATCGGGCTCTCGGTGCCCGCGCCCGGCGTGGGCTGGACGTGGGTGAACGGCTCCCGCCCGGACTGGAGCCGGTGA